Proteins encoded in a region of the Paucibacter sediminis genome:
- a CDS encoding sensor domain-containing phosphodiesterase → MNIEVEQMLKALYGAISDDGEGRWVARLGEQVLRSSFQPIYSFPHRRPVGYEGLIRVTDAAGQPLSPISAFERVASFDEQVKLDRLCRLLHVHNFVEQKVPDCWLFLNIHPAVFVHAANQAEMLAKAVEVVHQLGLPMHRLVFEVTEDVMAQDAKFEAAVESARATGCLLALDDFGAGHSNFDRIWRIRPEIVKLDRSLLQRAMGSGRISRVLTQMVALLHECGALVLLEGVETRDEAHLALDADIDLVQGYAFGRPQPELISDGAVSSELESIWALFDDRHLVGRAAYQERVAPYQTAMALALLPLQQGRGLREACDAFLRLPGVQLCYLLDEQGREIGARVAPLGLDQAHDQRFGPLERAGDARWARRPYFRRAISAVGEVQVTRPYLSLHGARMCMTVSVAYWQDGRLRVLCGDVDWAQGEPG, encoded by the coding sequence ATGAACATCGAAGTCGAACAGATGCTCAAGGCACTCTACGGCGCCATTTCCGACGATGGCGAGGGGCGCTGGGTGGCGCGGCTGGGCGAGCAGGTGCTGCGCAGCAGTTTCCAGCCCATCTACAGCTTCCCGCACCGCCGGCCGGTGGGCTACGAGGGCCTGATACGCGTGACCGACGCGGCCGGCCAGCCGCTCTCGCCCATCAGCGCCTTCGAGCGCGTGGCCAGCTTCGACGAGCAGGTCAAGCTCGATCGCCTGTGCCGCCTGCTGCATGTACACAACTTCGTCGAGCAGAAGGTGCCCGATTGCTGGTTGTTCCTCAACATCCACCCGGCCGTGTTCGTGCATGCCGCCAACCAGGCCGAGATGCTGGCCAAGGCGGTGGAGGTGGTGCACCAGCTGGGCCTGCCCATGCACCGGCTGGTGTTCGAGGTCACCGAGGACGTGATGGCGCAGGATGCCAAGTTCGAGGCCGCGGTGGAGAGCGCACGCGCCACCGGCTGCCTGCTGGCGCTGGACGACTTCGGCGCCGGCCATTCCAATTTCGACCGGATCTGGCGCATCCGCCCCGAGATCGTCAAGCTGGACCGCAGCCTGCTGCAGCGCGCCATGGGCTCGGGGCGCATCTCACGCGTGCTCACGCAGATGGTCGCGCTGCTGCACGAGTGCGGTGCGCTGGTGCTGCTGGAGGGTGTGGAGACGCGCGACGAGGCGCATCTGGCGCTGGACGCCGACATCGATCTGGTGCAGGGCTATGCCTTCGGCCGGCCGCAGCCCGAGCTGATCTCGGACGGCGCCGTCTCCAGCGAACTGGAGAGCATCTGGGCCCTGTTCGACGACCGCCACCTGGTCGGTCGCGCCGCCTACCAGGAGCGCGTCGCGCCCTACCAGACCGCCATGGCCCTGGCCCTGTTGCCGCTGCAGCAGGGGCGCGGGTTGCGCGAGGCCTGCGACGCCTTTCTGCGCCTGCCGGGCGTGCAGCTCTGCTATCTGCTGGACGAGCAGGGCCGCGAAATCGGTGCGCGCGTGGCGCCGCTGGGCCTGGACCAGGCGCATGACCAGCGCTTCGGCCCGCTCGAGCGCGCCGGCGACGCACGCTGGGCGCGCCGCCCCTATTTCCGCCGTGCCATCTCGGCGGTGGGCGAGGTGCAGGTGACGCGCCCCTACCTCAGCCTGCACGGCGCGCGCATGTGCATGACCGTCTCGGTGGCCTATTGGCAGGACGGGCGGCTGCGCGTGCTGTGCGGCGATGTCGACTGGGCCCAGGGCGAGCCGGGCTGA
- a CDS encoding S9 family peptidase, which yields MAKKPLFDVDALWQLERLGAPSLSPDGAQAVVSLARYDMEKNKGSSTLSLLSTLGGEPRTLTSCGEKDGAPLWSPKGDLIAFMARREQEGAKDEETQLYVIPPDGGEARRVSSVATGVEAFKWFPDGKRIAFISWVWPGLKGAAAQAKALQAFKDRKTSGYVTSEALYRYWDHHIPMGRVAHLHVLDIATGRTRDLFEGSDFELTRAEQSANSFDISPDGKRIVFSYDPQPEQRLDHCHALAEVELRSGEIRTLLRDEAWDFTAPVYSHAGQHLAFLASHQGLKHTMPNQLAVLDTAGHWAVLSEHWDHEVAAPLLWDEDDLGLLFCAEDRGRRHLWRFDVKTGGAFVLFRGGHAASFALEAGTIVVNHDGVQHPARISVLESEGDEEGLGAVWRRIESVNDKLLAQYAFGKEEEVWFKGANDEQVQMWLIYPPGFNARRKYPLMHVIHGGPHTAFGDSWHWRWNHQAFAAQGYVVACVNYHGSSSFGHAFLDSITQRWGELELQDVEAATTLLLKKPWADKQRVFATGGSYGGYMVAWMNGHVKPGRYQAYVCHAGCYDWQAMFADDAYTWHAKELGAWYWDDPAKVASQSPHAFAQHMQTPTLVIHGALDYRVPDAQGLAYYNTLKARGVDARLLWFPDENHWVLKPRNSKLWYGEFFGWLKQYDKKR from the coding sequence ATGGCGAAGAAGCCCCTGTTTGACGTTGATGCACTCTGGCAGCTGGAGCGCCTGGGCGCGCCCAGCCTCTCGCCCGATGGCGCACAGGCGGTCGTGAGCCTGGCCCGCTACGACATGGAGAAGAACAAGGGCAGCTCGACGCTGAGCCTGCTCTCGACCCTGGGCGGCGAGCCGCGCACGCTCACCAGCTGCGGCGAGAAGGACGGCGCGCCGCTGTGGAGCCCCAAGGGCGATCTGATCGCCTTCATGGCGCGCCGTGAGCAGGAGGGCGCGAAGGACGAGGAGACCCAGCTCTATGTGATCCCGCCGGATGGCGGCGAGGCGCGGCGCGTCTCCAGCGTGGCCACCGGCGTCGAGGCCTTCAAGTGGTTCCCCGACGGCAAGCGCATCGCCTTCATCTCCTGGGTCTGGCCCGGTCTGAAGGGCGCGGCCGCGCAGGCCAAGGCCCTGCAGGCCTTCAAGGATCGCAAGACCAGCGGCTATGTGACCTCGGAGGCGCTCTATCGCTACTGGGACCACCACATCCCGATGGGCCGGGTGGCGCATCTGCATGTGCTGGACATCGCCACCGGCAGGACCCGCGACCTGTTCGAGGGCAGCGACTTCGAGCTCACGCGCGCCGAGCAGAGCGCCAACAGCTTCGACATCTCGCCCGACGGCAAGCGCATCGTCTTCAGCTACGACCCCCAGCCCGAGCAGCGCCTGGACCATTGCCATGCGCTGGCCGAGGTGGAGCTGCGCAGCGGCGAGATCCGCACCCTGCTGCGGGACGAGGCCTGGGACTTCACCGCGCCGGTCTACAGCCACGCCGGCCAGCACCTGGCCTTTCTGGCCAGCCACCAGGGGCTCAAGCACACCATGCCCAATCAGCTGGCGGTGCTGGACACGGCCGGCCACTGGGCCGTGCTGTCCGAGCACTGGGACCACGAGGTCGCCGCCCCGCTGCTGTGGGACGAGGACGATCTGGGTCTGCTGTTCTGCGCCGAGGACCGCGGCCGTCGCCATCTCTGGCGCTTCGACGTCAAGACCGGCGGCGCCTTCGTGCTGTTCCGCGGCGGCCATGCGGCCAGCTTCGCGCTCGAGGCCGGCACCATCGTCGTCAACCACGACGGCGTGCAACATCCCGCGCGCATCTCGGTGCTCGAGAGCGAGGGCGACGAGGAAGGCCTGGGCGCCGTGTGGCGGCGCATCGAGAGCGTCAACGACAAGCTGCTGGCGCAGTACGCCTTCGGCAAGGAAGAGGAAGTCTGGTTCAAGGGCGCGAACGACGAGCAGGTGCAGATGTGGCTGATCTACCCGCCCGGCTTCAACGCGCGCCGCAAATACCCGCTCATGCATGTGATCCACGGCGGGCCGCACACCGCCTTTGGCGACAGCTGGCACTGGCGCTGGAACCACCAGGCCTTTGCCGCGCAGGGCTATGTGGTGGCCTGCGTGAACTACCACGGCTCCTCGAGCTTCGGCCATGCCTTCCTGGACTCGATCACCCAGCGCTGGGGCGAGCTGGAGCTGCAGGACGTGGAGGCCGCCACCACCCTGCTGCTCAAGAAGCCCTGGGCCGACAAGCAGCGCGTGTTCGCCACCGGCGGCAGCTACGGCGGCTATATGGTCGCCTGGATGAACGGCCATGTGAAACCGGGCCGCTACCAGGCCTATGTCTGCCATGCCGGCTGCTACGACTGGCAGGCCATGTTTGCCGACGATGCCTACACCTGGCATGCCAAGGAGCTGGGCGCCTGGTACTGGGACGACCCGGCCAAGGTGGCCTCGCAAAGCCCGCATGCCTTTGCCCAGCATATGCAGACGCCCACCCTGGTGATCCACGGCGCGCTGGACTACCGCGTGCCCGATGCCCAGGGCCTGGCCTACTACAACACGCTCAAGGCCCGCGGCGTGGATGCGCGCCTGCTGTGGTTCCCGGACGAGAACCATTGGGTGCTGAAGCCGCGCAACAGCAAGCTCTGGTACGGCGAATTCTTCGGCTGGCTGAAGCAGTACGACAAAAAACGCTGA
- a CDS encoding GNAT family N-acetyltransferase has translation MSENNTAAPKLTDWVTLQGQHARLEPLHSSHAEGLAEAAADGGVHQLWYTAVPAPARVPAEIERRLALHAAGSMLPFTVFDAAGRIAGMTTYMNIDHANRRVEIGSTWYAPRVQRTGLNTQCKLMLLTHAFETLGCIAVEFRTHRLNTQSRRAIERLGAQLDGILRSHLRTADGNLRDTCVYSIIAPEWPTIKTHLQWQLARPR, from the coding sequence ATGAGCGAAAACAACACCGCCGCCCCCAAGCTCACCGACTGGGTCACCCTGCAGGGCCAGCATGCCCGCCTGGAGCCCCTGCACAGCTCGCATGCCGAGGGCCTGGCCGAAGCCGCCGCCGATGGCGGCGTGCACCAGCTCTGGTACACCGCCGTGCCCGCGCCGGCACGCGTGCCGGCCGAGATCGAGCGCCGCCTGGCCCTGCACGCGGCCGGCAGCATGCTGCCCTTCACGGTGTTCGACGCCGCCGGCCGCATCGCCGGCATGACCACCTACATGAACATCGACCACGCCAACCGGCGCGTCGAGATCGGCTCCACCTGGTACGCGCCGCGCGTGCAGCGCACCGGCCTCAACACCCAGTGCAAGCTGATGCTGCTGACGCATGCCTTCGAGACGCTGGGTTGCATCGCGGTGGAGTTCCGCACGCATCGCCTCAACACGCAGAGCCGGCGCGCCATCGAGCGCCTGGGCGCGCAGCTGGACGGCATCCTGCGCTCACACCTGCGCACCGCCGACGGCAATCTGCGCGACACCTGCGTCTACAGCATCATCGCGCCCGAGTGGCCGACCATCAAAACCCATCTGCAGTGGCAATTGGCGCGACCGCGCTGA
- a CDS encoding AAA family ATPase translates to MKFQGSDQYVATADLMLAVNAAIALQRPLLVKGEPGTGKTMLAEEVATALDLPLLQWHIKSTTKAQQGLYEYDAVSRLRDSQLASIEGSDKVRNIENYIVKGVLWQAFTADQPVALLIDEIDKADIEFPNDLLRELDRMEFYVYETRQLVKAKHRPLVFITSNNEKELPDAFLRRCFFHYIKFPDAPTMQQIVDVHFPGIKKELLAAAMKTFFDVRNLPGLKKKPSTSELLDWLKLLVAEDIPTEALQSQDDKVAIPPLVGALLKNEQDLTLFEKLVFMQRHNR, encoded by the coding sequence ATGAAGTTTCAAGGTTCGGACCAGTACGTTGCCACCGCTGACCTGATGCTGGCGGTGAACGCCGCCATCGCGCTGCAGCGCCCCCTGTTGGTGAAGGGCGAGCCCGGCACCGGCAAGACCATGCTGGCCGAGGAGGTCGCCACGGCGCTGGACCTGCCGCTGCTGCAGTGGCATATCAAGAGCACCACCAAGGCCCAGCAGGGCCTGTATGAATACGATGCGGTGAGCCGGCTGCGCGACAGCCAGCTGGCCTCCATCGAGGGCTCGGACAAGGTCCGCAATATCGAGAACTACATCGTCAAGGGCGTGCTCTGGCAGGCCTTCACGGCCGACCAGCCGGTAGCGCTGCTGATCGACGAAATCGACAAGGCCGACATCGAGTTCCCCAACGACCTGCTGCGCGAACTCGACCGCATGGAGTTCTACGTCTACGAGACGCGCCAGCTCGTGAAGGCCAAGCACCGGCCGCTGGTCTTCATCACCTCCAACAACGAGAAGGAGCTGCCCGACGCCTTCCTGCGCCGCTGCTTCTTCCATTACATCAAGTTCCCCGACGCGCCGACCATGCAGCAGATCGTCGACGTGCATTTCCCCGGCATCAAGAAGGAGCTGCTCGCGGCGGCCATGAAGACCTTCTTCGACGTGCGCAATCTGCCGGGCCTGAAGAAGAAGCCCAGCACCTCCGAACTGCTGGACTGGCTCAAGCTGCTGGTGGCCGAGGACATCCCCACCGAGGCCCTGCAAAGCCAGGACGACAAGGTCGCGATCCCGCCGCTGGTGGGTGCCCTGCTCAAGAACGAGCAAGACCTGACCCTGTTCGAGAAGCTCGTCTTCATGCAACGCCACAACCGCTGA
- a CDS encoding c-type cytochrome, which produces MNKLLHIALALATTCAAGLAQAQDVKAGETKVAMCIGCHGIPGYQASFPEVHKVPMIAGQSAKYIAAALTAYAKGERKHPTMRGIAQTLSDADIADVAAFYEQQAKAPEAPLTINTPSDEVKALLDKGACASCHGGNFSKPIDGAYPKLAGQHADYLYVALKSYQTEGNAVVGRGNAIMGAQVKQFSHSELKTLAKYLASLQGELRTVPQSKMR; this is translated from the coding sequence ATGAACAAACTTCTGCATATTGCACTCGCCCTCGCCACCACCTGCGCCGCTGGTCTGGCGCAAGCTCAAGACGTGAAGGCCGGTGAGACGAAGGTCGCCATGTGCATTGGCTGCCATGGCATCCCTGGCTATCAGGCCAGCTTCCCCGAAGTGCACAAGGTGCCGATGATCGCGGGTCAGAGCGCCAAGTACATCGCCGCCGCGCTGACGGCCTATGCCAAGGGTGAGCGCAAGCATCCCACCATGCGCGGCATTGCCCAGACCCTCAGCGATGCGGACATCGCCGACGTGGCCGCCTTCTACGAGCAGCAGGCCAAGGCGCCCGAAGCGCCGCTGACCATCAACACGCCCAGCGATGAGGTCAAGGCCCTGCTGGACAAGGGCGCCTGCGCCTCCTGCCACGGCGGCAACTTCAGCAAGCCGATCGATGGCGCGTATCCCAAGCTCGCCGGCCAGCATGCCGACTACCTCTACGTGGCGCTGAAGTCCTACCAGACCGAGGGCAATGCGGTGGTGGGTCGCGGCAACGCCATCATGGGCGCGCAGGTCAAGCAGTTCAGCCACAGCGAACTGAAGACCCTCGCCAAGTACCTGGCCTCGCTGCAGGGCGAACTGCGCACAGTGCCGCAAAGCAAGATGCGCTGA
- a CDS encoding HD-GYP domain-containing protein, whose product MLKKIPTSQLKLGMFLQAMEGSWFSHPFWKTKFVLREQGDLDALLRSEVAFCVIDVSQGLDVEAAHDTGFAATEPAPLRVEQAPDAPVMAPSPPKPAAEARVSMSAELERAAQLVNRSKQAVVSLFGEARMGRAIDAEQCLPLVEEVADSVARNPSALISLARLKTKDDYTYMHSVAVCALMVSLSRQLGLSEAQTREAGLAGLLHDVGKMMMPLEVLNKAGALTDAEFSVMRSHPVRGYEALKAGGMVPESALDVCLHHHEKMDGSGYPNKLKGDDISLLARMGAVCDVYDAITSTRPYKAAWGPADSLARMAQWSGHFDASVFQAFIRSVGIYPVGTLVRLQSGRLAVVIDQCPASLTMPTVRVFFSTKSQMPIPVQVVDLAQPGCNDRVTGRENPADWGFTHIDELWSRPTAH is encoded by the coding sequence ATGCTCAAAAAGATACCGACCAGCCAGCTCAAGCTCGGGATGTTCCTGCAAGCGATGGAGGGGTCGTGGTTCTCCCATCCCTTCTGGAAGACCAAGTTCGTGCTGCGCGAACAGGGCGATCTGGACGCCTTGCTGCGCAGTGAGGTGGCGTTCTGCGTGATCGATGTGTCGCAGGGCCTGGACGTCGAGGCCGCACATGACACCGGCTTCGCCGCCACCGAACCCGCGCCGCTGCGGGTCGAGCAGGCGCCCGACGCCCCGGTCATGGCGCCGAGCCCGCCCAAGCCGGCCGCCGAGGCGCGCGTCAGCATGTCCGCGGAGCTGGAGCGCGCGGCCCAGTTGGTGAACCGCTCCAAGCAGGCGGTGGTGTCGCTGTTCGGCGAGGCCCGCATGGGCCGCGCCATCGATGCCGAGCAATGCCTGCCCCTGGTCGAGGAGGTGGCCGACTCGGTGGCGCGCAACCCCTCGGCGCTGATCAGCCTGGCGCGCCTCAAGACCAAGGACGACTACACCTATATGCACTCGGTGGCGGTGTGCGCGCTGATGGTGTCGCTGTCGCGCCAGCTGGGCCTGAGCGAGGCGCAGACCCGCGAGGCGGGGCTGGCCGGCCTGCTGCATGACGTGGGCAAGATGATGATGCCGCTGGAGGTGCTCAACAAGGCCGGCGCCCTCACCGACGCCGAGTTCAGCGTGATGCGTTCGCACCCGGTGCGCGGCTACGAGGCGCTCAAGGCCGGCGGCATGGTGCCCGAGTCGGCCCTGGACGTCTGCCTGCACCACCACGAGAAGATGGACGGCAGCGGCTACCCGAACAAGCTCAAGGGCGACGACATCAGCCTGCTGGCGCGCATGGGCGCGGTGTGCGATGTCTACGACGCCATCACCTCCACCCGGCCCTACAAGGCGGCCTGGGGGCCGGCCGATTCGCTCGCACGCATGGCGCAATGGTCCGGGCATTTCGATGCTTCGGTGTTCCAGGCCTTCATCCGCAGCGTGGGCATCTATCCGGTGGGCACGCTGGTGCGGCTGCAGTCGGGTCGGCTGGCGGTGGTGATCGACCAATGCCCGGCATCGCTGACCATGCCCACGGTGCGCGTGTTCTTCTCCACCAAGTCGCAGATGCCCATACCCGTGCAGGTGGTGGACCTCGCCCAGCCCGGCTGCAACGATCGCGTCACCGGCCGCGAGAACCCGGCCGACTGGGGCTTCACGCATATCGACGAGCTCTGGTCGCGCCCCACGGCGCATTAG
- a CDS encoding ABC transporter substrate-binding protein: MKHRLLMVGGWALAALLAAAGSSAQTLRWASQGDPQTMDPHSQNESMTNNMNGQIYERLTRRDKQLQLAPSLATEWTQLAPLQWRVKLRPGVKFHDGTPFTADDVVFSVNRAKEQTSQIAVYANAVGVPRKLDELTVEFQLASFNPIFLQHLDTLWIMSKSWCEKHKATRPLDFKNREESYAGMNANGTGPYRLVTRQPGIKTVLQRNPAWWDRHEGNVQEMIYTPISNDATRLAALVSGEIDFVLDPAPRDVPRLRATPGLKVIEGVENRIVFIGMDQQREQLQYAKVPALNGQERNPFKDLRVRRALYQAVDIEAIRSKLMNGLSAPTGGITASTLGAYNDPALETRLPLDLTAARRLMAEAGYPDGFEVTLDCPNNRYVNDESICLALASMWAQIKVKVRVNAMPRVNYFPKIEKYDTSMYMLGWGGAITDAETLLTAVLRNPGEKGVGSYNYGRARNDKFDALAAQSSNEPDARKREALIKAALAEYREQIQLIPLHRQVIPWAARAGVNAVHRADNWLELSWVSMAAAK; encoded by the coding sequence ATGAAGCATCGCTTGCTGATGGTGGGTGGTTGGGCCCTGGCGGCGCTGTTGGCTGCCGCGGGCAGCTCAGCGCAGACGCTGCGATGGGCCAGCCAGGGTGATCCGCAGACCATGGATCCCCACTCTCAGAACGAGAGCATGACCAACAACATGAACGGGCAGATCTACGAGCGCCTGACCCGTCGCGACAAGCAGCTGCAGCTCGCCCCCAGCCTGGCCACCGAATGGACCCAGCTCGCGCCGCTGCAGTGGCGCGTCAAGCTGAGGCCGGGCGTGAAGTTCCACGATGGCACGCCCTTCACCGCCGATGACGTGGTGTTCTCGGTGAATCGCGCCAAGGAGCAGACTTCGCAGATCGCCGTCTACGCCAATGCGGTGGGCGTGCCGCGCAAGCTCGACGAGCTGACGGTGGAGTTCCAGCTCGCCAGCTTCAACCCGATCTTTCTGCAGCATCTGGACACGCTGTGGATCATGAGCAAGAGCTGGTGCGAGAAGCACAAGGCCACGCGGCCGCTGGACTTCAAGAACCGCGAGGAGTCCTACGCTGGCATGAATGCCAATGGCACCGGACCTTACCGCCTGGTGACGCGGCAGCCCGGCATCAAGACGGTGTTGCAGCGCAACCCCGCCTGGTGGGACCGGCATGAGGGCAATGTGCAGGAGATGATCTACACCCCCATCAGCAACGATGCCACGCGGCTGGCCGCGCTGGTGTCGGGTGAGATCGACTTCGTGCTCGACCCCGCGCCGCGCGATGTGCCGCGCCTGCGCGCCACGCCCGGGCTGAAGGTGATCGAGGGGGTGGAGAACCGCATCGTCTTCATCGGCATGGACCAGCAGCGCGAGCAGCTGCAATACGCCAAGGTGCCCGCCCTGAATGGGCAGGAGCGGAACCCGTTCAAGGACCTGCGCGTGCGCCGCGCCCTCTACCAGGCGGTGGACATCGAGGCCATCCGCAGCAAGCTGATGAACGGGCTCTCGGCACCCACCGGCGGCATCACCGCCTCCACCCTGGGCGCCTACAACGACCCCGCGCTGGAGACCCGCCTGCCGCTGGACCTGACGGCGGCACGCCGGCTAATGGCCGAGGCCGGCTATCCGGATGGCTTCGAGGTCACGCTGGACTGCCCCAACAACCGCTATGTCAACGACGAGTCCATCTGCCTGGCCCTGGCCAGCATGTGGGCGCAGATCAAGGTGAAGGTCCGGGTCAACGCGATGCCGCGCGTCAACTACTTCCCCAAGATCGAGAAGTACGACACCAGCATGTACATGCTGGGCTGGGGCGGCGCCATCACCGATGCCGAGACCCTGCTCACCGCGGTGCTGCGCAACCCGGGCGAGAAGGGCGTGGGCTCCTACAACTACGGCCGCGCGCGCAACGACAAGTTCGACGCCCTGGCGGCGCAGAGCAGCAACGAGCCCGATGCCAGGAAGCGCGAGGCCCTCATCAAGGCCGCGCTGGCTGAGTACCGCGAGCAGATCCAGCTGATCCCGCTGCACCGCCAGGTGATCCCCTGGGCGGCGCGTGCCGGCGTCAATGCGGTGCACCGCGCCGACAACTGGCTGGAGCTCTCCTGGGTGAGCATGGCGGCGGCGAAGTAG
- a CDS encoding urease accessory protein UreD, with protein MTDAPPAHPSWHASLALQYALEQGRTVARHQHEGPLRVLKSLYPEGDAICHNVLVHPPSGLVGGDTLAMQLELGEGAHGLVTTPGATRFYRSAGAQAAQTLHARLAPGARLEWLPLEALAYPGCHALNRAVFELAPEAELLAWDITALGLPQAGRPFEHGRFAQHLEIPGIWLERGVIAAEDGLLLDGALGLAGQRCLATLVFAAGAALPRARRERALDAVRALIEGHALRSMAGATAAHERVLVLRCLAPLVEPAADLLRACWAAWRRELWGLTAVPPRTWSL; from the coding sequence ATGACCGACGCCCCACCCGCACATCCCTCCTGGCACGCCAGCCTCGCCCTGCAATACGCGCTCGAGCAGGGCCGCACGGTGGCCCGGCATCAGCACGAGGGGCCGCTGCGCGTACTCAAGAGCCTCTATCCCGAGGGCGACGCGATCTGCCACAACGTGCTGGTGCATCCGCCCAGCGGCCTGGTGGGCGGCGACACCCTGGCGATGCAGCTGGAGCTGGGCGAGGGCGCGCATGGCCTCGTCACCACCCCGGGCGCGACGCGCTTTTACCGCAGCGCCGGCGCGCAGGCCGCGCAGACCCTGCATGCCAGGCTGGCGCCCGGCGCGCGCCTTGAATGGCTGCCGCTCGAGGCCCTGGCCTACCCGGGCTGCCATGCGCTCAACCGCGCCGTGTTCGAGCTGGCGCCGGAGGCCGAGCTGCTGGCCTGGGACATCACTGCGCTGGGCCTGCCGCAGGCCGGCCGGCCCTTCGAGCATGGGCGCTTTGCCCAGCATCTGGAGATCCCCGGTATCTGGCTGGAGCGCGGCGTGATCGCGGCCGAGGACGGCCTGCTGCTGGACGGCGCGCTGGGCCTGGCCGGCCAGCGCTGCCTGGCCACGCTGGTGTTTGCGGCGGGGGCGGCCTTGCCGCGCGCACGCCGCGAGCGCGCGCTGGACGCCGTGCGCGCCCTGATCGAGGGCCATGCCTTGCGCAGCATGGCCGGCGCCACCGCCGCCCATGAGCGGGTGCTGGTGCTGCGCTGCCTGGCGCCGCTGGTGGAGCCGGCCGCCGATCTGCTGCGCGCCTGCTGGGCCGCCTGGCGCCGCGAGCTCTGGGGCCTGACGGCCGTGCCGCCGCGCACCTGGTCACTCTAG
- a CDS encoding NF038122 family metalloprotease, which translates to MPAVARPLRPLSRLARSIALSLACAAAGPAPALVINASFGAGVDPAAQSVILGTIDIYEALFSDNITLGIRFENMNTGLGQSSTNIYQVPYASFMDKLRADASSPIDSLALAHIPLGANPVNGAANIILTRATANAVGFNVPAPLNGLDATISLNLATMNFSRLSIDPDKYDLQTVASHEIDEVLGTISGVGGSLILPVDLYRYNAAGARSFTTLGDDAYFSIDGVNMLVRYNQNPAGDYGDYWGAGPHPVHVQDAFGTRGSFADLGVEIVALDAVGFTLAAAVPEPAPVVMLLAGLGMLGWLKRRQV; encoded by the coding sequence ATGCCCGCAGTTGCTCGCCCCCTGCGCCCCCTAAGCCGTCTGGCGCGGTCAATCGCGCTGTCGCTGGCCTGCGCCGCGGCAGGCCCGGCCCCGGCCCTGGTGATCAATGCCAGCTTCGGTGCCGGCGTGGACCCGGCGGCCCAGTCCGTCATCCTCGGCACCATCGATATCTACGAGGCGCTGTTCAGCGACAACATCACCCTCGGCATCCGCTTCGAGAACATGAACACGGGCCTGGGCCAGAGCAGCACCAATATCTACCAAGTGCCCTATGCCAGCTTCATGGACAAGCTGCGTGCCGATGCCAGCAGCCCGATCGACAGCCTGGCCCTGGCGCATATCCCGCTCGGCGCCAACCCGGTGAACGGCGCTGCCAACATCATCCTGACCCGTGCCACCGCCAATGCGGTGGGCTTCAATGTGCCGGCGCCGCTGAACGGCCTGGACGCCACCATCAGCCTCAACCTGGCGACGATGAACTTCAGTCGCCTCAGCATCGACCCCGACAAATACGATCTGCAGACCGTGGCGTCGCACGAGATCGATGAGGTGCTGGGCACCATCTCGGGCGTGGGCGGCAGCCTCATCTTGCCGGTGGACCTCTACCGCTACAACGCCGCTGGCGCGCGCAGCTTCACCACCCTCGGCGACGACGCCTATTTCTCCATCGACGGCGTCAACATGCTGGTGCGCTACAACCAGAACCCGGCCGGCGACTATGGCGACTACTGGGGCGCAGGCCCGCATCCGGTGCATGTGCAGGATGCCTTCGGCACGCGCGGCAGCTTTGCCGACCTGGGCGTGGAGATCGTTGCGCTGGACGCCGTCGGCTTCACCCTGGCCGCCGCGGTGCCCGAGCCCGCTCCTGTGGTGATGCTGCTCGCTGGCCTGGGCATGCTGGGCTGGCTGAAGCGCCGCCAGGTCTAA
- the urtE gene encoding urea ABC transporter ATP-binding subunit UrtE: MLEAKNIHQYYSGSHILRDVSVSAALGRITVLLGRNGVGKTTLLKSLMGLVPIKSGSIEFNGTNISKASPYERARAGIGYVPQGREIFARLTVEENLRMGLATQPASAPIPAELFELFPVLKAMLKRRGGDLSGGQQQQLAIARALCARPKLLILDEPTEGIQPSIIKDIGRVIRLLADRGDMAILLCEQYVDFAEELADDYLVLERGAVISQGLGSEMAARGVRQIVAI; the protein is encoded by the coding sequence ATTCTGGAAGCCAAGAACATCCACCAGTACTACAGCGGCTCGCACATCCTGCGCGATGTGTCGGTGAGCGCTGCGCTCGGACGCATCACCGTGCTGCTGGGTCGCAACGGCGTGGGCAAGACCACCCTGCTGAAGAGCCTGATGGGCCTGGTGCCGATCAAGAGCGGCAGCATCGAATTCAACGGCACCAACATCAGCAAGGCCAGCCCCTACGAGCGCGCACGCGCCGGCATCGGCTATGTGCCGCAGGGGCGCGAGATCTTTGCGCGCCTGACGGTGGAGGAAAACCTGCGCATGGGCCTGGCCACCCAGCCCGCCAGCGCGCCGATACCGGCCGAGCTGTTCGAGCTCTTCCCGGTGCTGAAGGCCATGCTCAAGCGCCGCGGCGGCGACCTCTCCGGTGGCCAGCAGCAGCAGCTGGCGATCGCGCGCGCACTCTGCGCCCGCCCCAAGCTACTGATCCTGGACGAGCCTACCGAGGGCATACAGCCCAGCATCATCAAGGACATCGGCCGCGTGATCCGCCTGCTGGCGGACCGCGGTGACATGGCGATCCTCTTGTGCGAGCAGTACGTCGACTTCGCCGAGGAGCTGGCCGACGACTACCTGGTGCTGGAGCGCGGCGCGGTGATCTCGCAGGGGCTGGGCAGCGAGATGGCCGCCAGGGGCGTGCGGCAGATCGTGGCGATCTGA